The proteins below come from a single Mugil cephalus isolate CIBA_MC_2020 chromosome 7, CIBA_Mcephalus_1.1, whole genome shotgun sequence genomic window:
- the LOC125011396 gene encoding zinc finger and SCAN domain-containing protein 12-like, producing MSFPSSFGTQVAAILDVLAKAAVAEITKLVEDGSVVLRLEMCRKQSEIQELRRGLQLMEAELCRAREAATTRSTEEQTTADKSDDQKTSVAHFRPKTADSPREPQTGTDESLNVVLRVKQEPLYELATGETTYDAEMTGNDSIWPPPACSTLEKSSVALQQHAQILTSQSEQYSSHGNSDESYKSVPRAAREAATDCLSVPIKVEVEVPPVCMGDTTTDSIVHNEQFRRVLCPVVKQDECLQSASQQAGPSLVISNVQGSPAGLFASNAQDHTHPRHGVRAKRPTIVRRTNQKVFTCYVCNKGFPRASQLEEHRATHQASKPFRCLECGKSFTQKTRLKTHQSVHTGERPFGCTICGKTFSRHDNCLRHERFHSGQKPYSCRQCGKNFAALGNLRMHQGIHLHGK from the exons ATGtctttcccttcctcttttGGGACGCAGGTCGCGGCCATCTTGGACGTGTTAGCGAAAGCTGCCGTGGCAGAAATTACGAAGCTGGTGGAGGATGGAAGTGTTGTTCTGCGCCTGGAGATGTGTCGGAAGCAGAGTGAGATTCAGGAGCTCAGGAGGGGCTTacagctgatggaggctgaaCTGTGCAGAGCTCGGGAAGCTGCAACCACCCGAAGCACCGAGGAGCAAACAA CTGCGGACAAAAGCGACGACCAGAAAACGAGCGTGGCGCATTTTCGACCAAAAACTGCTGATTCACCGCGGGAGCCTCAAACCGGAACGGACGAGAGCCTCAACGTCGTGCTGAGGGTGAAACAAGAGCCGTTGTACGAACTCGCCACGGGAGAAACGACGTACGACGCAGAAATGACTGGAAATGACTCCATCTGGCCTCCTCCCGCCTGTAGCACGTTGGAGAAAAGCTCTGTCGCACTGCAGCAGCATGCACAGATTTTAACCTCTCAATCCGAGCAGTACTCTTCTCACGGTAACTCGGACGAGTCTTACAAGTCAGTACCGAGAGCAGCAAGAGAAGCTGCAACCGACTGCTTAAGTGTGCCTATAAAAGTAGAGGTAGAGGTTCCTCCCGTGTGCATGGGAGATACAACTACAGACTCCATTGTTCATAATGAGCAGTTTAGACGTGTTTTATGTCCTGTGGTTAAACAGGATGAGTGTCTGCAGTCTGCTTCACAACAAGCTGGGCCATCACTGGTTATTTCTAATGTGCAGGGATCCCCAGCAGGCCTGTTTGCATCCAACGCTCAAGATCACACCCACCCCAGACACGGCGTAAGAGCGAAAAGGCCGACTATCGTGAGGAGAACAAATCAGAAAGTCTTCACGTGCTATGTGTGCAACAAAGGTTTCCCCCGCGCATCTCAACTGGAGGAGCACAGGGCCACGCACCAAGCCTCCAAACCCTTCCGCTGCCTCGAATGCGGGAAATCTTTCACCCAGAAGACCCGGCTGAAGACGCATCAGAGCGTGCACACGGGAGAGCGGCCGTTCGGTTGCACGATCTGCGGCAAGACGTTTTCGAGGCATGACAACTGCCTGAGGCACGAGCGGTTCCACTCTGGGCAGAAGCCGTACAGCTGCAGGCAGTGTGGGAAAAACTTCGCCGCGCTGGGTAACCTCAGAATGCACCAAGGGATTCACCTGCATGGGAAGTAG